In the genome of Hippoglossus hippoglossus isolate fHipHip1 chromosome 12, fHipHip1.pri, whole genome shotgun sequence, one region contains:
- the LOC117771760 gene encoding FHA domain-containing protein FhaA-like isoform X1: MGRLCEVAFVSFLVVFLLSTESTWAKRGGGSSSSGKKTSSSGNRGGTQSKPSSQPGSYPRQPQSPNRNPNPYPAGGSYPHPGAGNTNPGGVPRQNPGSYPGAGGYPNQNPARANPGGYPNQNPAGGYPAAGGYPAAGGYPAGGGYPNQNPARNYPGAGGYPAAGGYPNQNPGRNYPNQYPGGGGYPGGGGYPGGGGYPGAGGYPGGGGYPVRGGNTGQGWGAPAGNPGGYPGGHPGGYPNWNPNNKILSPRYGGGGYGQGGYGTGGSPFSHSVQNMGYKPQSTGFAKKAMMAAGVGAVAGMAVGYGLGRFPRPHFNFRNPEEENSYNNYMYRSYGSRSTDQKDYGRDYVYKPPPRSQTYENFMSTCMNRTDLLKDQGRSSTTTQIGSDEDSDTVSIEEIGYPALIEQMKAKRCVEKYMEYSQQFLEERKAEQQQQPSRSDPLSYGVIQLGTSLFVLLSSMLLLQ; the protein is encoded by the coding sequence ATGGGGAGGTTGTGCGAGGTTGCGTTTGTATCCTTTCTTGTTGTCTTTCTCCTGAGCACTGAATCTACATGGGCTAAAAGAggaggcggcagcagcagcagcggaaaGAAGACCTCATCATCCGGCAACAGGGGTGGGACACAATCAAAGCCTAGCTCTCAGCCAGGAAGCTATCCGAGGCAGCCTCAGAGTCCTAATCGAAACCCCAATCCATATCCCGCCGGGGGAAGTTACCCTCATCCTGGAGCAGGCAACACAAATCCAGGAGGAGTTCCCAGACAAAACCCAGGAAGTTATCCAGGAGCTGGAGGTTATCCTAACCAGAATCCTGCTAGAGCCAATCCTGGAGGTTATCCGAACCAGAACCCTGCTGGAGGTTATCCAGCAGCAGGTGGCTACCCAGCAGCAGGTGGCTACCCAGCTGGAGGTGGTTATCCTAACCAGAATCCAGCAAGAAATTATCCAGGTGCAGGAGGTTATCCAGCAGCAGGTGGTTATCCAAACCAGAATCCAGGAAGAAATTATCCAAATCAGTATCCAGGTGGCGGAGGCTACCCAGGTGGCGGAGGCTACCCAGGTGGCGGAGGCTACCCAGGAGCAGGTGGCTACCCAGGAGGAGGTGGCTACCCAGTCAGAGGTGGTAATACAGGACAAGGTTGGGGTGCGCCTGCCGGAAATCCAGGGGGTTACCCTGGTGGTCATCCTGGTGGTTACCCTAACTGGAACCCCAATAATAAGATCCTCAGTCCCCGCTACGGTGGGGGAGGCTATGGGCAAGGTGGTTATGGGACGGGAGGGTCTCCATTCTCCCATTCTGTACAGAATATGGGATACAAGCCCCAGTCAACAGGTTTTGCCAAAAAAGCCATGATGGCAGCAGGTGTCGGTGCTGTGGCTGGAATGGCCGTTGGATATGGACTTGGGCGCTTCCCTAGACCGCATTTCAATTTCCGCAACCCCGAAGAGGAGAACTCCTACAACAACTACATGTACCGCAGCTATGGCTCCCGCTCCACCGATCAAAAAGACTATGGCCGTGATTATGTCTACAAGCCTCCGCCCCGATCACAGACTTATGAGAACTTCATGAGTACCTGCATGAATAGGACTGACCTTCTGAAAGATCAGGGCCGCAGCTCCACCACTACTCAGATTGGAAGCGATGAGGATAGTGACACCGTCAGCATTGAGGAGATTGGATACCCGGCACTGATTGAGCAAATGAAGGCCAAGCGCTGTGTGGAGAAGTACATGGAATATTCTCAGCAGTTCCTTGAGGAACGAAAGGccgagcaacagcagcagcccagTCGCAGCGACCCCCTGAGCTACGGCGTGATTCAGCTTGGCACCTCCCTCTTTGTGCTACTGTCCAGCATGCTCCTCCTCCAGTGA
- the LOC117771760 gene encoding FHA domain-containing protein FhaA-like isoform X2 has translation MGRLCEVAFVSFLVVFLLSTESTWAKRGGGSSSSGKKTSSSGNRGGTQSKPSSQPGSYPRQPQSPNRNPNPYPAGGSYPHPGAGNTNPGGVPRQNPGSYPGAGGYPNQNPARANPGGYPNQNPAGGYPAAGGYPAAGGYPAGGGYPNQNPGRNYPNQYPGGGGYPGGGGYPGGGGYPGAGGYPGGGGYPVRGGNTGQGWGAPAGNPGGYPGGHPGGYPNWNPNNKILSPRYGGGGYGQGGYGTGGSPFSHSVQNMGYKPQSTGFAKKAMMAAGVGAVAGMAVGYGLGRFPRPHFNFRNPEEENSYNNYMYRSYGSRSTDQKDYGRDYVYKPPPRSQTYENFMSTCMNRTDLLKDQGRSSTTTQIGSDEDSDTVSIEEIGYPALIEQMKAKRCVEKYMEYSQQFLEERKAEQQQQPSRSDPLSYGVIQLGTSLFVLLSSMLLLQ, from the exons ATGGGGAGGTTGTGCGAGGTTGCGTTTGTATCCTTTCTTGTTGTCTTTCTCCTGAGCACTGAATCTACATGGGCTAAAAGAggaggcggcagcagcagcagcggaaaGAAGACCTCATCATCCGGCAACAGGGGTGGGACACAATCAAAGCCTAGCTCTCAGCCAGGAAGCTATCCGAGGCAGCCTCAGAGTCCTAATCGAAACCCCAATCCATATCCCGCCGGGGGAAGTTACCCTCATCCTGGAGCAGGCAACACAAATCCAGGAGGAGTTCCCAGACAAAACCCAGGAAGTTATCCAGGAGCTGGAGGTTATCCTAACCAGAATCCTGCTAGAGCCAATCCTGGAGGTTATCCGAACCAGAACCCTGCTGGAGGTTATCCAGCAGCAGGTGGCTACCCAGCAGCAGGTGGCTACCCAGCTGGAG GTGGTTATCCAAACCAGAATCCAGGAAGAAATTATCCAAATCAGTATCCAGGTGGCGGAGGCTACCCAGGTGGCGGAGGCTACCCAGGTGGCGGAGGCTACCCAGGAGCAGGTGGCTACCCAGGAGGAGGTGGCTACCCAGTCAGAGGTGGTAATACAGGACAAGGTTGGGGTGCGCCTGCCGGAAATCCAGGGGGTTACCCTGGTGGTCATCCTGGTGGTTACCCTAACTGGAACCCCAATAATAAGATCCTCAGTCCCCGCTACGGTGGGGGAGGCTATGGGCAAGGTGGTTATGGGACGGGAGGGTCTCCATTCTCCCATTCTGTACAGAATATGGGATACAAGCCCCAGTCAACAGGTTTTGCCAAAAAAGCCATGATGGCAGCAGGTGTCGGTGCTGTGGCTGGAATGGCCGTTGGATATGGACTTGGGCGCTTCCCTAGACCGCATTTCAATTTCCGCAACCCCGAAGAGGAGAACTCCTACAACAACTACATGTACCGCAGCTATGGCTCCCGCTCCACCGATCAAAAAGACTATGGCCGTGATTATGTCTACAAGCCTCCGCCCCGATCACAGACTTATGAGAACTTCATGAGTACCTGCATGAATAGGACTGACCTTCTGAAAGATCAGGGCCGCAGCTCCACCACTACTCAGATTGGAAGCGATGAGGATAGTGACACCGTCAGCATTGAGGAGATTGGATACCCGGCACTGATTGAGCAAATGAAGGCCAAGCGCTGTGTGGAGAAGTACATGGAATATTCTCAGCAGTTCCTTGAGGAACGAAAGGccgagcaacagcagcagcccagTCGCAGCGACCCCCTGAGCTACGGCGTGATTCAGCTTGGCACCTCCCTCTTTGTGCTACTGTCCAGCATGCTCCTCCTCCAGTGA
- the LOC117771760 gene encoding translation initiation factor IF-2-like isoform X4 yields MGRLCEVAFVSFLVVFLLSTESTWAKRGGGSSSSGKKTSSSGNRGGTQSKPSSQPGSYPRQPQSPNRNPNPYPAGGSYPHPGAGNTNPGGVPRQNPGSYPGAGGYPNQNPARANPGGYPNQNPAGGYPAAGGYPAAGGYPAGGGYPNQNPARNYPGAGGYPGGGGYPGAGGYPGGGGYPVRGGNTGQGWGAPAGNPGGYPGGHPGGYPNWNPNNKILSPRYGGGGYGQGGYGTGGSPFSHSVQNMGYKPQSTGFAKKAMMAAGVGAVAGMAVGYGLGRFPRPHFNFRNPEEENSYNNYMYRSYGSRSTDQKDYGRDYVYKPPPRSQTYENFMSTCMNRTDLLKDQGRSSTTTQIGSDEDSDTVSIEEIGYPALIEQMKAKRCVEKYMEYSQQFLEERKAEQQQQPSRSDPLSYGVIQLGTSLFVLLSSMLLLQ; encoded by the exons ATGGGGAGGTTGTGCGAGGTTGCGTTTGTATCCTTTCTTGTTGTCTTTCTCCTGAGCACTGAATCTACATGGGCTAAAAGAggaggcggcagcagcagcagcggaaaGAAGACCTCATCATCCGGCAACAGGGGTGGGACACAATCAAAGCCTAGCTCTCAGCCAGGAAGCTATCCGAGGCAGCCTCAGAGTCCTAATCGAAACCCCAATCCATATCCCGCCGGGGGAAGTTACCCTCATCCTGGAGCAGGCAACACAAATCCAGGAGGAGTTCCCAGACAAAACCCAGGAAGTTATCCAGGAGCTGGAGGTTATCCTAACCAGAATCCTGCTAGAGCCAATCCTGGAGGTTATCCGAACCAGAACCCTGCTGGAGGTTATCCAGCAGCAGGTGGCTACCCAGCAGCAGGTGGCTACCCAGCTGGAGGTGGTTATCCTAACCAGAATCCAGCAAGAAATTATCCAGGTGCAGGAG GCTACCCAGGTGGCGGAGGCTACCCAGGAGCAGGTGGCTACCCAGGAGGAGGTGGCTACCCAGTCAGAGGTGGTAATACAGGACAAGGTTGGGGTGCGCCTGCCGGAAATCCAGGGGGTTACCCTGGTGGTCATCCTGGTGGTTACCCTAACTGGAACCCCAATAATAAGATCCTCAGTCCCCGCTACGGTGGGGGAGGCTATGGGCAAGGTGGTTATGGGACGGGAGGGTCTCCATTCTCCCATTCTGTACAGAATATGGGATACAAGCCCCAGTCAACAGGTTTTGCCAAAAAAGCCATGATGGCAGCAGGTGTCGGTGCTGTGGCTGGAATGGCCGTTGGATATGGACTTGGGCGCTTCCCTAGACCGCATTTCAATTTCCGCAACCCCGAAGAGGAGAACTCCTACAACAACTACATGTACCGCAGCTATGGCTCCCGCTCCACCGATCAAAAAGACTATGGCCGTGATTATGTCTACAAGCCTCCGCCCCGATCACAGACTTATGAGAACTTCATGAGTACCTGCATGAATAGGACTGACCTTCTGAAAGATCAGGGCCGCAGCTCCACCACTACTCAGATTGGAAGCGATGAGGATAGTGACACCGTCAGCATTGAGGAGATTGGATACCCGGCACTGATTGAGCAAATGAAGGCCAAGCGCTGTGTGGAGAAGTACATGGAATATTCTCAGCAGTTCCTTGAGGAACGAAAGGccgagcaacagcagcagcccagTCGCAGCGACCCCCTGAGCTACGGCGTGATTCAGCTTGGCACCTCCCTCTTTGTGCTACTGTCCAGCATGCTCCTCCTCCAGTGA
- the LOC117771760 gene encoding translation initiation factor IF-2-like isoform X5 — MGRLCEVAFVSFLVVFLLSTESTWAKRGGGSSSSGKKTSSSGNRGGTQSKPSSQPGSYPRQPQSPNRNPNPYPAGGSYPHPGAGNTNPGGVPRQNPGSYPGAGGYPNQNPARANPGGYPNQNPAGGYPAAGGYPAAGGYPAGGGYPNQNPARNYPGAGGYPAAGGYPGGGGYPVRGGNTGQGWGAPAGNPGGYPGGHPGGYPNWNPNNKILSPRYGGGGYGQGGYGTGGSPFSHSVQNMGYKPQSTGFAKKAMMAAGVGAVAGMAVGYGLGRFPRPHFNFRNPEEENSYNNYMYRSYGSRSTDQKDYGRDYVYKPPPRSQTYENFMSTCMNRTDLLKDQGRSSTTTQIGSDEDSDTVSIEEIGYPALIEQMKAKRCVEKYMEYSQQFLEERKAEQQQQPSRSDPLSYGVIQLGTSLFVLLSSMLLLQ, encoded by the exons ATGGGGAGGTTGTGCGAGGTTGCGTTTGTATCCTTTCTTGTTGTCTTTCTCCTGAGCACTGAATCTACATGGGCTAAAAGAggaggcggcagcagcagcagcggaaaGAAGACCTCATCATCCGGCAACAGGGGTGGGACACAATCAAAGCCTAGCTCTCAGCCAGGAAGCTATCCGAGGCAGCCTCAGAGTCCTAATCGAAACCCCAATCCATATCCCGCCGGGGGAAGTTACCCTCATCCTGGAGCAGGCAACACAAATCCAGGAGGAGTTCCCAGACAAAACCCAGGAAGTTATCCAGGAGCTGGAGGTTATCCTAACCAGAATCCTGCTAGAGCCAATCCTGGAGGTTATCCGAACCAGAACCCTGCTGGAGGTTATCCAGCAGCAGGTGGCTACCCAGCAGCAGGTGGCTACCCAGCTGGAGGTGGTTATCCTAACCAGAATCCAGCAAGAAATTATCCAGGTGCAGGAGGTTATCCAGCAGCAG GTGGCTACCCAGGAGGAGGTGGCTACCCAGTCAGAGGTGGTAATACAGGACAAGGTTGGGGTGCGCCTGCCGGAAATCCAGGGGGTTACCCTGGTGGTCATCCTGGTGGTTACCCTAACTGGAACCCCAATAATAAGATCCTCAGTCCCCGCTACGGTGGGGGAGGCTATGGGCAAGGTGGTTATGGGACGGGAGGGTCTCCATTCTCCCATTCTGTACAGAATATGGGATACAAGCCCCAGTCAACAGGTTTTGCCAAAAAAGCCATGATGGCAGCAGGTGTCGGTGCTGTGGCTGGAATGGCCGTTGGATATGGACTTGGGCGCTTCCCTAGACCGCATTTCAATTTCCGCAACCCCGAAGAGGAGAACTCCTACAACAACTACATGTACCGCAGCTATGGCTCCCGCTCCACCGATCAAAAAGACTATGGCCGTGATTATGTCTACAAGCCTCCGCCCCGATCACAGACTTATGAGAACTTCATGAGTACCTGCATGAATAGGACTGACCTTCTGAAAGATCAGGGCCGCAGCTCCACCACTACTCAGATTGGAAGCGATGAGGATAGTGACACCGTCAGCATTGAGGAGATTGGATACCCGGCACTGATTGAGCAAATGAAGGCCAAGCGCTGTGTGGAGAAGTACATGGAATATTCTCAGCAGTTCCTTGAGGAACGAAAGGccgagcaacagcagcagcccagTCGCAGCGACCCCCTGAGCTACGGCGTGATTCAGCTTGGCACCTCCCTCTTTGTGCTACTGTCCAGCATGCTCCTCCTCCAGTGA
- the LOC117771760 gene encoding FHA domain-containing protein FhaA-like isoform X3, with amino-acid sequence MGRLCEVAFVSFLVVFLLSTESTWAKRGGGSSSSGKKTSSSGNRGGTQSKPSSQPGSYPRQPQSPNRNPNPYPAGGSYPHPGAGNTNPGGVPRQNPGSYPGAGGYPNQNPARANPGGYPNQNPAGGYPAAGGYPAAGGYPNQNPGRNYPNQYPGGGGYPGGGGYPGGGGYPGAGGYPGGGGYPVRGGNTGQGWGAPAGNPGGYPGGHPGGYPNWNPNNKILSPRYGGGGYGQGGYGTGGSPFSHSVQNMGYKPQSTGFAKKAMMAAGVGAVAGMAVGYGLGRFPRPHFNFRNPEEENSYNNYMYRSYGSRSTDQKDYGRDYVYKPPPRSQTYENFMSTCMNRTDLLKDQGRSSTTTQIGSDEDSDTVSIEEIGYPALIEQMKAKRCVEKYMEYSQQFLEERKAEQQQQPSRSDPLSYGVIQLGTSLFVLLSSMLLLQ; translated from the exons ATGGGGAGGTTGTGCGAGGTTGCGTTTGTATCCTTTCTTGTTGTCTTTCTCCTGAGCACTGAATCTACATGGGCTAAAAGAggaggcggcagcagcagcagcggaaaGAAGACCTCATCATCCGGCAACAGGGGTGGGACACAATCAAAGCCTAGCTCTCAGCCAGGAAGCTATCCGAGGCAGCCTCAGAGTCCTAATCGAAACCCCAATCCATATCCCGCCGGGGGAAGTTACCCTCATCCTGGAGCAGGCAACACAAATCCAGGAGGAGTTCCCAGACAAAACCCAGGAAGTTATCCAGGAGCTGGAGGTTATCCTAACCAGAATCCTGCTAGAGCCAATCCTGGAGGTTATCCGAACCAGAACCCTGCTGGAGGTTATCCAGCAGCAGGTGGCTACCCAGCAGCAG GTGGTTATCCAAACCAGAATCCAGGAAGAAATTATCCAAATCAGTATCCAGGTGGCGGAGGCTACCCAGGTGGCGGAGGCTACCCAGGTGGCGGAGGCTACCCAGGAGCAGGTGGCTACCCAGGAGGAGGTGGCTACCCAGTCAGAGGTGGTAATACAGGACAAGGTTGGGGTGCGCCTGCCGGAAATCCAGGGGGTTACCCTGGTGGTCATCCTGGTGGTTACCCTAACTGGAACCCCAATAATAAGATCCTCAGTCCCCGCTACGGTGGGGGAGGCTATGGGCAAGGTGGTTATGGGACGGGAGGGTCTCCATTCTCCCATTCTGTACAGAATATGGGATACAAGCCCCAGTCAACAGGTTTTGCCAAAAAAGCCATGATGGCAGCAGGTGTCGGTGCTGTGGCTGGAATGGCCGTTGGATATGGACTTGGGCGCTTCCCTAGACCGCATTTCAATTTCCGCAACCCCGAAGAGGAGAACTCCTACAACAACTACATGTACCGCAGCTATGGCTCCCGCTCCACCGATCAAAAAGACTATGGCCGTGATTATGTCTACAAGCCTCCGCCCCGATCACAGACTTATGAGAACTTCATGAGTACCTGCATGAATAGGACTGACCTTCTGAAAGATCAGGGCCGCAGCTCCACCACTACTCAGATTGGAAGCGATGAGGATAGTGACACCGTCAGCATTGAGGAGATTGGATACCCGGCACTGATTGAGCAAATGAAGGCCAAGCGCTGTGTGGAGAAGTACATGGAATATTCTCAGCAGTTCCTTGAGGAACGAAAGGccgagcaacagcagcagcccagTCGCAGCGACCCCCTGAGCTACGGCGTGATTCAGCTTGGCACCTCCCTCTTTGTGCTACTGTCCAGCATGCTCCTCCTCCAGTGA
- the LOC117771766 gene encoding protein phosphatase PTC7 homolog yields the protein MLSVLSYGRLVARAVLGGLSQTDGRDYSLISASYGFGKDFRKGILKKGMCYGDDACFIARHKTADVLGVADGVGGWRDYGVDPSQFSATLMRTCERLVKEGRFIPSYPVGILTSGYYELLQNKVPLLGSSTACIVVLDRRSHRLHTCNLGDSGFLVVREGEVVHRSDEQQHYFNTPFQLSIAPPGAEGVVLSDSPEAADSSSFDVELGDIILTASDGLFDNMPDYMILQELKKLKTTNYDSILQTAQSIAKQAHDLAYDPNYMSPFAQFACDNGLNVRGGKPDDITVLLSIVAEYTD from the exons ATGTTATCTGTACTGTCGTATGGCAGACTGGTAGCCAGGGCTGTGCTGGGCGGGCTGTCGCAGACGGACGGCCGGGACTACAGCCTGATCAGCGCCAGCTATGGCTTCGGCAAAGACTTTCGCAAGGGGATCCTGAAGAAGGGCATGTGCTACGGGGACGACGCCTGCTTCATAGCGCGGCACAAGACCGCGGATGTGCTGG GTGTAGCAGACGGAGTAGGTGGCTGGCGTGACTACGGCGTTGACCCTTCTCAGTTCTCCGCCACCTTAATGAGAACCTGTGAGCGACTGGTGAAGGAGGGACGCTTCATTCCCAGTTACCCAGTGGGCATTCTGACCTCTGGCTACTACGAGCTTCTACAGAACAAAGTTCCCCTGCTGG GGAGCAGCACAGCCTGCATCGTGGTTCTGGATAGACGGAGTCACCGGCTACACACGTGTAACCTCGGTGACTCTGGTTTCCTGGTGGTCCGGGAGGGAGAGGTGGTCCATCGCTCGGACGAGCAGCAGCACTACTTTAACACGCCCTTCCAGCTGTCTATCGCTCCCCCTGGGGCAGAAGGGGTGGTGCTCAGTGACAG tCCCGAAGCAGCTGACAGCTCCTCCTTCGATGTAGAGCTCGGCGACATCATCCTAACAGCAAGCGACGGCCTCTTTGACAACATGCCCGACTACATGATTCTTCAGGAGCTCAAAAAACTGAAG acTACCAACTATGACAGCATCCTGCAGACTGCACAGAGCATTGCAAAGCAAGCTCACGATCTTGCCTACGACCCCAACTATATGTCTCCTTTTGCACAGTTTGCCTGTGACAATGGTCTGAATGTAAGAG GAGGGAAGCCAGATGATATCACGGTGCTGCTGTCGATTGTGGCTGAATATACAGACTAA